Part of the Conexivisphaerales archaeon genome, TATGATAATAGGCCTGAGATGCAGAGAATGCAAAAAAGAGTTCAGTCCATCGATCAGGTATGTCTGTGATGATTGCTTTGGTGCCTTGGACGTAATTTATGATTATGATAGTATTCATCTGACCAAGGATCTACTTAGGAGTAGAGAAAATAACATGTGGAGGTACAAAGAGCTACTACCAGTAGAGCCTCAAGATTCTCTGTACAGTTTCCATTCTGGATGGACACCCTTAATTAAAGCTTCTAAACTGGCGAAAGCCTTGGGCCTTAACAATCTTTATATAAAGAATGACTCTGTTAATCCGACCTTTTCCTTCAAGGATAGACCTGCAGCGCTAGGCGTAGCTGCTGCATTAAATTTTGGACTTGAAGCAGTGGGTTGTGCTTCAACAGGAAACCTAGCCGCAGCTACTGCAGCATATGCTGCAAGAGCAGGTTTACCTTGCTATGTAGTTATACCAAGCAGCATAGAGCAGTCAAAAATTTCCCAAGCCCAAGCATACGGGGCAACTATAATAGCCGTAGAAGGAACCTATGATGATTCTAATAGACTGGCTGCCCAAGCTGGAGAATATTATAATATTGGCATGGTTAACATTAATCTCAGACCATATTACGTAGAGGGGTCCAAGACACTAGCCTTTGAAGTTGCAGAGCAACTTGGATGGGATGTACCTGATACGATAGTGGTACCTACAGCAAGTGGTGCTATGCTAAATGCAATTTGTAGAGGATTCGAAGAGTTAATGAAGATAGGGTTTGTCAGAAATACCCCAGCAACTATTGTAGCAGCACAAGCATCAGGGTGTAACCCAATATCAAGAGCATACAAAGAAGGTAAAGATGTAATAATGCCAATTCAGCAACCAGATACGATAGCTAAGAGCCTGGCTATAGGTGACCCAGGTGATGGAATATACGTACTGAGGAGGCTGAGAAACAACGGACTGGCAGAAGATGCTGACGATGACGAAATTATAGAAGGTTGCAGATTACTGGCCCAGACAGAGGGAATTTTCACAGAGCCAGCTGGGGGTGTAGCTATAGCTGTTTTGAAGAAGCTTGTTGAACAAGGAAAGATTGGCAAAGATGATAAGATAGTCTGCTATATAACTGGAAATGGCCTCAAGGCACCGGACGTATTACAAAGCATCCTCCCTAGGCCGATTGTTGTAAAGCCTGAGCTGAAAGCGCTAAGCTCTATATTGTTAGGAGGGTAAAGTTTTGGCTATAGTAGAAGTATTTATACCGTCTGTGATCAGCAACAGCAAAGAGAAGGCTAGGATAAAGGTTGATGCAAAAGACGTCAAGGAGCTACTATTTCTTCTAGACAAAGATGGTATAGTAGAAAGGAATCGTTTGTTTGATGACTCAGGTAAAATTAAAAA contains:
- a CDS encoding threonine synthase, giving the protein MIIGLRCRECKKEFSPSIRYVCDDCFGALDVIYDYDSIHLTKDLLRSRENNMWRYKELLPVEPQDSLYSFHSGWTPLIKASKLAKALGLNNLYIKNDSVNPTFSFKDRPAALGVAAALNFGLEAVGCASTGNLAAATAAYAARAGLPCYVVIPSSIEQSKISQAQAYGATIIAVEGTYDDSNRLAAQAGEYYNIGMVNINLRPYYVEGSKTLAFEVAEQLGWDVPDTIVVPTASGAMLNAICRGFEELMKIGFVRNTPATIVAAQASGCNPISRAYKEGKDVIMPIQQPDTIAKSLAIGDPGDGIYVLRRLRNNGLAEDADDDEIIEGCRLLAQTEGIFTEPAGGVAIAVLKKLVEQGKIGKDDKIVCYITGNGLKAPDVLQSILPRPIVVKPELKALSSILLGG
- a CDS encoding MoaD/ThiS family protein, which produces MAIVEVFIPSVISNSKEKARIKVDAKDVKELLFLLDKDGIVERNRLFDDSGKIKKFLNLYVNGKRQNDLEIQLNDGDEVSILPSVAGG